In Nitrosococcus oceani ATCC 19707, the following proteins share a genomic window:
- a CDS encoding IS630 family transposase: protein MKRKSFLRLRERYRRRGKRFVYLDESGFEPEVSRRYAYAPKGRRVYGLISGHRRPRTSLLAARMDEGFEAPFLFEGTCNTAVFNAWLEKELCPLLNSNHIVIMDNVPFHKAVSSREIIKKTGAGILFLPPYSPDFNPIEKDFGNIKKIREYNEHETLENIVAAYQ, encoded by the coding sequence ATGAAAAGAAAGAGCTTTCTTCGTCTTCGTGAACGCTATCGCCGCCGCGGCAAAAGATTTGTCTATCTTGATGAAAGCGGTTTTGAGCCGGAGGTTTCCCGTCGTTACGCTTACGCTCCAAAGGGGCGGCGTGTTTATGGTCTGATCTCCGGTCATCGCAGACCGCGAACCTCTTTATTGGCCGCCCGTATGGATGAAGGCTTTGAAGCGCCGTTTCTATTTGAGGGAACCTGTAACACGGCTGTGTTCAATGCATGGCTGGAAAAAGAGCTTTGCCCCTTGCTCAACAGCAACCACATTGTCATCATGGATAATGTTCCGTTCCACAAAGCCGTTTCTTCACGTGAAATCATCAAAAAAACAGGGGCGGGAATTTTATTCCTCCCCCCTTATTCCCCTGACTTTAACCCCATAGAAAAAGACTTCGGAAATATCAAAAAAATCAGAGAATACAACGAACACGAAACCCTTGAGAATATCGTTGCAGCGTATCAGTAA
- a CDS encoding 3'-5' exonuclease: MATFIPALTTIPRMTRGERRFGRRLDSLLEEDYLVWYDIPLGRRRRYPDFIILHPARGLLFLEVKDWKIETIRSITPDSVVIDTQEGRKTVSNPLAQARQCAFAAIDQLKRDPQLTQSDKCYRGKLCFPYGHGVVFPNITRRQWNQAIPEAEQEILLPAHRVICKDEMLTTADPEAFQQRLWNMFDYRFGEQFSVPQLDRIRWQLFPEVRIDAPTTDLFGNDEAAEDEPASNLVPNIVRVMDLHQEQLARSMGDGHRVIHGVAGSGKTLILGYRCLHLAQAISKPILVLCFNITLAARLRCFIAEKGISEKVKVHHFHEWCSLQLKTYQADLAPGKGPIWERQVESVIRAVDQSRIPRAQYGAVMIDEGHDFEQAWLKLVVQMVDPDTNSLLLLYDDAQSIYQKSSLKFPLSSAGVQARGRTTILKLNYRNTREILTFAYDFAQDFLKAHDADDDHIPLIAPEVAGVSGPRPAFRRLSSPRDEARYLVRCIQTWRSQGSGLNSIAVVYTGNSQGRLFYDALREASIPSRCLQQSADKRSYDPQADEVVLLSRQSSKGLEFDTVLLCGLGALSNDEERLAQEARLLYVGMTRARRRLLVTSCKPNWYTQRLTELASA, from the coding sequence ATGGCCACGTTCATTCCAGCACTCACCACAATCCCCCGGATGACTCGCGGCGAGCGCCGTTTCGGTCGCCGGCTTGACAGCCTGCTGGAAGAAGACTATCTCGTCTGGTACGACATTCCATTGGGACGCCGGCGTCGCTATCCCGACTTCATCATTCTGCATCCCGCTCGCGGCCTGCTGTTTCTCGAGGTCAAGGACTGGAAAATCGAAACCATTCGCTCGATCACCCCTGACAGCGTCGTGATCGATACCCAAGAGGGCCGCAAGACGGTCAGCAACCCGTTGGCTCAAGCTCGCCAATGTGCCTTTGCCGCCATCGACCAGCTGAAGCGCGACCCTCAGCTGACTCAGAGCGATAAGTGCTACCGCGGCAAGCTATGCTTTCCCTATGGGCACGGTGTGGTCTTTCCCAATATCACGCGTCGGCAGTGGAACCAAGCCATTCCCGAGGCAGAGCAAGAAATCCTGCTGCCGGCGCATCGCGTGATCTGCAAGGACGAGATGCTCACCACCGCCGACCCGGAGGCATTCCAGCAGCGGCTCTGGAACATGTTCGACTACCGGTTCGGCGAGCAGTTCAGCGTCCCGCAGCTCGACCGGATCCGCTGGCAGCTCTTCCCGGAAGTGCGCATCGATGCCCCCACAACGGATCTCTTCGGTAACGATGAAGCCGCGGAGGATGAGCCCGCGAGCAACCTCGTCCCCAATATCGTTCGCGTCATGGATCTGCATCAGGAGCAGCTGGCCAGAAGCATGGGCGACGGCCACCGGGTCATTCATGGCGTTGCCGGCTCCGGCAAGACCTTGATACTCGGCTACCGCTGCCTGCATTTGGCCCAGGCCATCAGCAAGCCGATCCTGGTGCTGTGCTTCAACATCACCCTGGCAGCGCGCCTGCGCTGCTTCATCGCCGAAAAGGGAATCAGCGAGAAGGTTAAGGTGCACCATTTCCATGAGTGGTGCAGCCTGCAGTTGAAGACCTATCAGGCCGACCTGGCGCCGGGAAAAGGCCCTATCTGGGAGCGTCAGGTGGAAAGCGTCATTCGGGCAGTCGATCAGTCACGCATTCCCCGGGCACAATACGGCGCGGTGATGATCGACGAAGGCCACGACTTCGAGCAGGCCTGGCTCAAGCTGGTGGTACAGATGGTCGATCCCGACACCAACTCGCTGCTGCTGCTTTATGACGATGCCCAGTCCATTTATCAGAAGAGCTCGCTGAAATTCCCGCTTTCCTCGGCTGGCGTCCAGGCCCGCGGGCGCACCACTATTCTCAAGCTGAACTATCGAAACACCCGGGAAATCCTGACGTTCGCCTATGATTTCGCCCAGGATTTTCTGAAAGCTCACGATGCCGATGATGACCATATTCCTTTGATCGCCCCCGAGGTGGCCGGGGTGAGCGGGCCCAGGCCGGCGTTTCGTCGCCTCAGCAGCCCCCGCGATGAAGCGCGCTATCTGGTGCGCTGCATCCAGACATGGCGTAGCCAGGGTAGCGGCTTGAACAGTATCGCGGTGGTCTATACTGGCAACTCGCAGGGGCGTCTCTTCTATGACGCCCTGCGCGAAGCCAGCATCCCAAGCCGCTGTCTGCAACAGTCTGCCGACAAGCGCAGCTACGACCCGCAGGCCGATGAAGTGGTGCTGCTCAGTCGACAGAGCAGCAAGGGGCTGGAGTTCGATACCGTGCTGCTGTGTGGTCTCGGGGCATTGAGCAACGACGAGGAACGGCTGGCTCAGGAAGCGCGACTGCTTTATGTCGGCATGACCCGCGCTCGCCGCCGGCTGCTGGTAACCAGCTGCAAGCCAAACTGGTACACCCAGCGGCTAACAGAGCTCGCCTCGGCCTGA
- a CDS encoding IS630 transposase-related protein, producing the protein MTYSSDFHYKVLSVRKKEGVTIAEAVSGFCVGVASVTRWLKGPEPKPSRNKPATKIDMDVMAGDMFGTIRMRINTSERSRFGVRVQGINYALHRLGVSYKKKLDAPKGMRRRTARLPDSHHMAQTE; encoded by the coding sequence ATGACTTACTCATCTGATTTTCACTATAAAGTTCTATCCGTTCGCAAGAAGGAAGGAGTTACCATTGCCGAGGCGGTGTCTGGGTTTTGTGTGGGCGTAGCGAGCGTTACACGTTGGCTAAAAGGGCCTGAGCCTAAACCGAGCCGAAATAAACCAGCGACAAAAATTGACATGGACGTAATGGCTGGTGATATGTTCGGGACAATCCGGATGCGTATCAATACGAGCGAGCGCAGCCGTTTTGGTGTGCGTGTTCAGGGAATCAACTATGCTCTGCACCGTCTGGGCGTTAGCTATAAAAAAAAGCTTGATGCACCCAAAGGGATGCGAAGGCGCACGGCGCGCCTTCCAGACTCTCATCACATGGCACAGACTGAATAA
- the pglZ gene encoding BREX-3 system phosphatase PglZ yields MSSWRDAILNDFVPNVSKLTLVADPDCLMTEEKLALELRGRGFDLIEFSDPVEFRYVYESKYRSIWDRGEHTDLVVVLRLQDAELESLPYDLLQVGRKLSFNLGELFPYLSYPVIEKLDRALLDVLFEAQRKTPSDRLGDNATKDFILRHVFGIAPELIVSEVELLRLLLRLHYGKVQLPRILSDRLVQVLKGQGAFPTWPLDEIVPDEEAFFAFIQERWPVFLSKLEPGNEVRERSLEEILNYPGPSVLPFDHQDIRVYMDNLFIEGKLTPIQKPEVAIDAGSWIRCGVIEASAGDDEMRISRLFGLVEKSLPTSESRYSDWITFALKWAELSALVHCGSNREDKARLLQTDNALNATFARWLSVHYASLINLPPNNPAMVHHVPRRLARDLENAKNSRVALLVVDGLALDQWATIRPILQERDRSLIMRESATFAWIPTLTSVSRQAIFSGKPPLYFPSSIKSTHKEEKLWKQFWEGHGLSRLDVAYQRGLGDGDAAGVLDSAIHPGKTKVVGLVVDKVDKIMHGMQLGSAGMHNQIKQWCRGGFLGLLIGYLLDHGYEVWMTSDHGNIECQGKGRPSEGVTAETRGERVRVYPTAELRAQVASKFSFAHEWLPVGLPSDYFPLVAGGSNAFATPDEAIVGHGGITLEEVIVPLVKFERKTR; encoded by the coding sequence ATGAGTAGTTGGCGAGACGCTATCCTGAACGACTTTGTACCCAACGTCAGCAAGCTGACCCTGGTCGCAGACCCGGATTGCCTGATGACCGAGGAAAAGCTGGCCTTGGAACTTCGCGGGCGCGGCTTCGACCTGATCGAGTTCAGTGACCCGGTCGAATTCAGGTATGTCTATGAGTCCAAGTACCGTTCGATCTGGGACCGGGGTGAGCACACCGATCTGGTGGTGGTCCTCCGCTTGCAAGATGCGGAGCTGGAATCATTGCCTTATGATTTATTGCAAGTCGGAAGAAAACTCTCTTTTAATCTTGGTGAGCTCTTTCCTTATCTGAGCTATCCGGTCATCGAAAAGCTGGACCGCGCCCTTTTGGATGTCCTCTTTGAGGCGCAGAGGAAAACACCCTCTGACCGTCTAGGGGACAATGCCACTAAGGACTTCATCCTGCGACATGTGTTTGGTATTGCGCCTGAATTGATAGTGAGTGAGGTGGAACTCTTACGATTGCTGCTCCGCTTGCATTACGGCAAAGTCCAGCTTCCTCGTATCTTATCTGATCGGCTTGTGCAGGTGCTTAAGGGGCAGGGTGCTTTCCCTACTTGGCCGCTAGATGAGATCGTGCCGGACGAAGAAGCTTTTTTTGCCTTTATCCAGGAACGCTGGCCAGTGTTTTTGAGCAAGCTTGAGCCGGGCAATGAGGTGCGAGAAAGATCGCTTGAGGAAATCCTCAACTATCCTGGGCCTAGCGTGCTTCCTTTTGATCATCAGGACATCAGAGTCTATATGGACAATCTGTTTATTGAAGGGAAACTTACGCCAATTCAGAAGCCAGAGGTTGCTATTGATGCCGGGTCCTGGATTCGTTGCGGTGTTATCGAAGCCAGCGCCGGTGATGACGAAATGCGCATTTCCCGTCTTTTCGGGCTGGTGGAGAAGAGCCTGCCTACATCGGAATCCCGGTATTCAGATTGGATCACCTTTGCGCTGAAATGGGCCGAGTTATCTGCCTTGGTTCATTGTGGCTCCAACAGAGAGGATAAGGCTCGGCTTCTGCAAACCGACAATGCGCTGAATGCCACCTTTGCCCGGTGGCTGAGTGTCCACTATGCCAGCCTCATTAATCTGCCTCCGAACAATCCTGCGATGGTGCACCATGTGCCACGGCGTTTAGCCCGGGATCTGGAAAATGCCAAGAATAGCCGTGTTGCTTTGCTGGTGGTTGATGGGTTAGCGCTGGATCAATGGGCCACCATTCGCCCGATTCTCCAGGAGCGGGACCGCAGCCTTATTATGCGCGAGTCGGCGACCTTCGCCTGGATTCCCACGCTGACTTCCGTGTCCCGGCAAGCGATTTTTTCCGGCAAGCCACCGCTCTATTTTCCGTCATCCATTAAGTCGACCCATAAGGAAGAAAAGCTCTGGAAGCAGTTCTGGGAAGGCCATGGCCTGTCCCGGCTGGATGTTGCCTACCAGCGCGGCCTTGGCGACGGTGATGCTGCAGGCGTCCTCGACTCGGCAATCCACCCCGGGAAGACCAAGGTGGTGGGGCTGGTCGTGGACAAGGTCGATAAAATCATGCACGGCATGCAGCTCGGCTCGGCCGGGATGCACAACCAGATTAAACAGTGGTGCCGGGGTGGTTTCCTCGGATTACTCATCGGCTACTTACTTGATCACGGCTATGAAGTTTGGATGACATCCGACCACGGTAATATCGAGTGCCAGGGCAAGGGTCGTCCCTCTGAAGGAGTCACCGCTGAAACCCGCGGTGAACGGGTTCGAGTTTATCCCACTGCGGAATTGCGGGCTCAAGTGGCCAGCAAATTTTCTTTTGCCCATGAATGGCTGCCGGTAGGGTTGCCATCAGATTATTTCCCGCTTGTTGCCGGTGGCAGCAACGCATTTGCTACCCCTGACGAAGCCATCGTCGGCCATGGCGGCATTACCCTTGAGGAAGTTATCGTGCCCTTGGTTAAATTTGAGAGGAAAACACGGTGA
- the trfA gene encoding plasmid replication initiator TrfA, with translation MEHITNKIARMAQEAKTRREAKAKREAETAKIIPLLPCWGKGQRGVPNEMVRSALFSVKNKKQARAYLEGVPIVVVGDGRISYRGQELRQDDEDIWLQIMHEAKARPLGKCVEFKPYALLKGVGWAIKGQSYQRLQISLERMVATALTVSSHRLGKSVTLPLIQKFERDHGRGPWKVWISSEMVVLFGDVHYTRLEWAMRHQLGPIAKWLHGLYSSHARPYPMKVETLWKGSGSADGLLKTFKVNLKGALNELKAVDFLSDWRIEGNLVYVMRAEKKA, from the coding sequence GTGGAGCATATCACGAACAAAATCGCTCGGATGGCACAAGAAGCCAAAACTCGTCGTGAAGCCAAAGCCAAGAGAGAAGCAGAAACGGCTAAAATCATCCCCTTGCTCCCTTGTTGGGGCAAGGGGCAACGCGGTGTCCCTAATGAGATGGTTCGCTCGGCGCTCTTTTCGGTGAAGAACAAGAAGCAGGCCAGAGCTTACTTGGAAGGCGTGCCGATTGTGGTCGTGGGAGATGGCCGTATCAGTTACCGCGGGCAAGAGCTGCGCCAGGATGATGAAGATATATGGCTCCAAATCATGCATGAGGCTAAGGCGCGACCACTCGGTAAGTGTGTGGAATTCAAACCCTACGCCCTACTTAAAGGAGTGGGTTGGGCCATCAAGGGGCAAAGCTACCAGCGGCTTCAAATCAGCCTAGAGCGCATGGTCGCCACGGCCTTGACCGTCAGTAGTCACCGGCTAGGGAAAAGCGTGACTCTACCCCTTATCCAAAAATTCGAGCGGGATCACGGCCGAGGGCCTTGGAAAGTTTGGATTTCATCGGAGATGGTGGTCTTGTTTGGGGATGTCCACTACACCCGGCTTGAATGGGCGATGAGACACCAGCTTGGCCCCATAGCCAAGTGGCTGCATGGCCTTTATTCTAGCCATGCTCGACCCTATCCGATGAAGGTGGAGACCCTATGGAAAGGGTCTGGCAGCGCTGACGGTCTCTTGAAAACTTTTAAAGTTAATCTTAAAGGGGCCCTTAACGAACTCAAGGCAGTGGACTTTCTGAGCGACTGGCGAATAGAAGGCAATCTCGTCTATGTGATGAGAGCAGAGAAGAAAGCATGA
- a CDS encoding DEAD/DEAH box helicase, translating to MPWQYSTVHNSACKVIEEQTLWGQAVCRIWLPNQDAVVRVPRSALRPLSADLQPEIEAGRIAYVAAAAKVAEVLEGSTSATDGHVLLAPMESNVIPLPHQIHALSRAISGDRVRYLLADEVGLGKTIEAGLVMRELKLRGLVRRILVVSPKGIATQWVAEMQTHFNEQFQLVLGDDISTLQRLAPGADHRNSAWSMFDQVIVPLDSVKPMDKRRGWTAGRVAEYNRSRFEDLITAGWDLVVVDEAHRLGGSTDQVARYKLGKGLAEAAPYVLLLSATPHQGKTDAFHRLMNLLDEDAFPDMDSVSRDRVAPYVIRTEKRKAIDADGKPLFKARRTQMAPVVWESRHHLQQLLYEAVTDYVREGYNQALREKKRHIGFLMILMQRLVVSSTRAIRTTLERRLAALKEGEQQASLRLAELENSAGGSENTDDEITELYDMDGQELLDELLKSHVLALQSEGSHVETLLDAAVRCEQAGPDAKAEALIEWIYELQAEENEPDLKVLIFTEFVPTQEMLKEFLEARGISVVTLNGSMDMEVRGAAQDTFRKSHRVLLSTDAGGEGLNLQFAHVIINYDIPWNPMRLEQRIGRVDRIGQPKMVRAINFVFEDSVEFRVREVLEQKLSVIFDEFGIDKTGDVLDSAQAGELFEDVFAQAFANPDGIETSVDQTVTRIRDEIQQVRESSAIYGISEELNVQAAEQLRSHPLPHWVERMTVGYLNSHGGTASRKRSWWDLNWPDGQEHRKAVFNAREADRLTDATLLNLENSRVRGLALNLPQIAAGQPLPCVSVSGLPTSISGLWGLFEIRLQAGMHQKTQLLRIPMVRRGYVSVFLSEEGKLFLPTARHIWDALQTAEAQVQATLGRDESITAHERLRIAAEQAGQELFDALQQVHLAAVAYEEERGIVSFASRRKAIERVGLPEVRQFRLARCDAEESEWRHELQSARQIVPEIRSLLMLRIIKRGA from the coding sequence ATGCCTTGGCAATACAGCACCGTTCATAACAGCGCCTGTAAGGTCATCGAAGAACAGACCTTATGGGGGCAGGCCGTGTGCCGTATCTGGTTGCCGAACCAGGACGCGGTGGTGCGCGTGCCCCGCTCCGCCTTACGGCCGCTGAGTGCCGACCTGCAACCGGAGATCGAGGCTGGACGCATTGCCTATGTGGCCGCCGCAGCCAAGGTGGCCGAGGTGCTCGAAGGCTCCACCAGCGCCACTGACGGTCATGTATTGCTGGCTCCCATGGAGTCCAATGTTATCCCGCTGCCGCACCAGATCCACGCCTTGTCCCGGGCTATCTCCGGCGACCGTGTGCGCTACCTGTTGGCCGACGAGGTGGGCCTCGGCAAGACCATCGAGGCCGGTCTAGTCATGCGCGAGCTCAAGCTGCGCGGACTGGTTCGGCGAATCCTGGTCGTCTCTCCCAAAGGCATCGCTACCCAGTGGGTGGCGGAAATGCAGACCCACTTCAATGAGCAGTTCCAGCTCGTGCTGGGTGATGACATCAGCACCTTGCAGCGCCTGGCCCCAGGGGCGGACCACCGGAACTCAGCCTGGTCGATGTTCGATCAGGTCATCGTTCCCCTGGATTCGGTCAAGCCCATGGACAAGCGGCGGGGTTGGACCGCCGGGCGCGTTGCCGAATACAATCGCAGCCGGTTCGAGGATCTGATCACTGCTGGTTGGGATCTGGTAGTGGTGGACGAAGCGCACCGCCTGGGTGGCAGTACCGATCAGGTCGCCCGCTATAAGCTCGGCAAGGGCCTGGCGGAGGCCGCGCCCTATGTACTGCTCCTTTCGGCTACGCCCCACCAGGGGAAGACCGATGCTTTCCATCGCTTGATGAACCTGCTGGATGAGGACGCCTTCCCGGATATGGACAGCGTTTCCCGCGACCGGGTGGCTCCTTACGTCATCCGCACGGAAAAACGGAAGGCCATCGATGCCGATGGCAAGCCCCTCTTCAAAGCCCGGCGCACGCAGATGGCCCCGGTAGTCTGGGAGAGCCGTCATCACCTGCAGCAGCTCCTCTATGAGGCGGTGACCGACTATGTGCGCGAGGGCTACAACCAGGCTCTGCGCGAGAAGAAGCGCCACATCGGCTTTCTGATGATCCTGATGCAGCGCCTGGTGGTCTCTAGCACCCGAGCAATCCGCACCACTTTGGAGCGTCGGCTCGCGGCACTTAAGGAAGGCGAGCAGCAAGCCAGCCTGCGCCTAGCGGAGCTGGAAAACAGTGCGGGGGGATCGGAAAACACAGACGATGAAATAACCGAGCTCTACGACATGGACGGCCAGGAGTTGCTCGATGAACTGCTGAAATCCCATGTGTTGGCTCTACAGAGCGAAGGCAGTCATGTGGAGACTTTGCTAGATGCGGCGGTTCGCTGCGAGCAGGCGGGGCCGGACGCCAAGGCCGAGGCGTTGATCGAGTGGATCTACGAGTTGCAAGCCGAGGAAAACGAGCCGGATCTGAAAGTGTTGATCTTCACTGAGTTCGTACCGACCCAGGAGATGCTGAAGGAGTTTCTGGAAGCCCGGGGAATCTCGGTGGTCACCCTGAACGGCTCCATGGATATGGAGGTACGTGGGGCAGCCCAGGATACCTTCCGTAAATCGCACCGCGTGCTGCTTTCCACCGATGCGGGCGGTGAGGGTCTAAACTTGCAGTTCGCCCATGTCATCATCAACTACGACATCCCCTGGAACCCGATGCGGTTGGAGCAGCGAATCGGCCGCGTGGACCGTATCGGCCAGCCCAAGATGGTGCGAGCGATCAACTTCGTGTTTGAAGATTCGGTCGAGTTTCGCGTTCGCGAAGTGTTGGAACAGAAGCTCTCGGTGATCTTTGACGAGTTCGGCATCGATAAGACTGGTGACGTGCTTGACTCAGCTCAGGCCGGCGAGTTGTTCGAGGATGTGTTCGCGCAGGCGTTCGCCAACCCTGATGGTATTGAAACTTCCGTCGATCAGACGGTGACTCGGATTCGCGATGAGATTCAGCAGGTGCGGGAGTCCTCCGCCATCTATGGCATTTCCGAAGAACTGAATGTGCAGGCGGCTGAGCAGCTGCGCTCCCATCCGCTGCCCCACTGGGTGGAGCGGATGACGGTGGGCTATCTCAATTCCCACGGCGGCACAGCCAGCCGTAAACGCTCCTGGTGGGATCTAAATTGGCCGGACGGTCAGGAGCATCGCAAGGCCGTGTTCAATGCCCGGGAAGCGGACCGGCTGACCGATGCAACCCTGCTCAATCTTGAAAACAGCCGTGTCCGTGGGCTGGCCTTGAACCTGCCGCAGATCGCGGCGGGCCAGCCATTGCCTTGCGTAAGCGTGAGCGGTCTGCCAACCAGCATCTCCGGTCTCTGGGGACTCTTTGAGATCCGCCTTCAGGCCGGAATGCACCAGAAGACACAACTCCTGCGCATCCCCATGGTGCGGCGCGGTTATGTCAGCGTGTTCCTGAGCGAGGAAGGCAAACTGTTTCTGCCCACGGCCCGGCATATCTGGGATGCGCTGCAGACAGCGGAAGCCCAGGTGCAAGCCACCCTCGGGCGAGATGAATCCATCACCGCCCATGAGCGTTTGCGGATTGCTGCCGAACAGGCCGGACAGGAGCTGTTTGACGCCTTGCAGCAGGTACATCTTGCCGCTGTGGCTTACGAGGAGGAACGCGGAATTGTCTCCTTTGCCTCGCGCCGCAAGGCCATCGAACGGGTTGGATTGCCGGAGGTGCGGCAATTCAGGCTGGCCCGTTGCGACGCAGAAGAATCCGAATGGCGACATGAACTGCAATCGGCGCGGCAGATCGTGCCGGAAATCCGGTCGCTGCTGATGCTGCGGATTATCAAAAGAGGCGCTTAA
- a CDS encoding transposase: MHPKGCEGARRAFQTLITWHRLNKRPIVYIDESGFAHDMPRTHGYAPKGLRCFGERDWDAKGRTHAMGALIGKALLSVALFSVALFNVNVNADVFTAWVAQDLLPKLPAQSIVVMDNATFHKREDTQNMIRNAGDGLLYLPAYSPDLNPIEQKWAQAKALRRQTHRSIDEIFTENQFI, encoded by the coding sequence ATGCACCCAAAGGGATGCGAAGGCGCACGGCGCGCCTTCCAGACTCTCATCACATGGCACAGACTGAATAAACGCCCGATTGTCTACATTGATGAGAGCGGTTTTGCGCACGACATGCCACGGACACACGGTTATGCGCCCAAGGGGCTACGGTGTTTTGGAGAGCGAGACTGGGATGCCAAAGGGCGTACCCATGCGATGGGGGCCTTAATCGGTAAAGCATTACTGAGCGTGGCTTTGTTTAGCGTGGCTTTGTTTAATGTGAATGTAAATGCAGATGTTTTTACCGCGTGGGTGGCACAGGATTTATTGCCTAAACTACCCGCGCAAAGCATTGTGGTGATGGATAATGCAACCTTTCACAAACGCGAGGATACGCAAAACATGATCCGAAACGCTGGAGATGGGCTGCTTTACCTACCTGCATATTCCCCAGATTTAAACCCCATCGAACAAAAATGGGCGCAAGCCAAAGCTTTGAGAAGGCAAACACACCGCTCAATTGATGAAATCTTTACAGAAAATCAATTTATATGA
- a CDS encoding IS630 transposase-related protein, which translates to MRCSIDLRKRVIDFVRGGGSKAEAARRFQVGRASIYRWLSQDDALCYERPGPRRSHKLDWEALRVHVEDKADLTYKERARHFGVSYYCIWHAMHKMGLTRKKNDGVHAAL; encoded by the coding sequence ATGAGATGTTCAATTGATTTGCGCAAACGAGTAATCGATTTTGTAAGGGGCGGTGGAAGCAAGGCGGAAGCGGCCCGGAGATTTCAGGTAGGCCGCGCGAGCATTTATCGCTGGTTGTCGCAGGATGATGCGCTGTGTTACGAGCGTCCCGGCCCTCGCCGTTCACACAAGCTGGACTGGGAGGCTTTACGGGTCCATGTGGAAGACAAGGCTGATCTCACCTATAAAGAACGCGCCCGGCATTTTGGCGTTTCGTATTACTGTATTTGGCATGCGATGCACAAAATGGGGTTAACCCGTAAAAAAAATGACGGGGTACACGCAGCGCTGTAA